The DNA region TATTCATTTTTCTATTTTCTTCCCTAGCAGTTGCATCCTAACGTCACGGGGGGCTGCGTCAGCTTCCTATCTTCGTCCCATGCATACAGTGGAGACATACAAACACACCAATGACATGCATGACCAAAAAGGAAAGGAAACCAGCAGCAGGGGAAGCTATCTAGTAAcctacgcgcgcgcgcgcacctaTGGAGTCTGTCTAAACCGGGTGTTTCTTGTCCATCTGACACTCGGGGTGTTTGGACAACTAAAAACACCTGAATAGTGGCCATGTACAAAATCAAGTGTTTCGTATTTGTCTGGCACACTAATTTGTAGACCGTCAAATTAGAATCTAATGGCCGTCAAATAAAATATATTGTACTTTATATACAAATTATACACAGCTGATGAGAAAACGGCCCGACTTGCTATCTGACCAGTATTACATGTAGAATGAGTATTAAGTTACAATAAATTAAAATTTCCAACCAGAAAGATCAGATATAGATTATTTTGGAAATTACAGCCTTGCATGACACCGTAACATATGAATATCAAGTTACTGTAATAAATTGTTACGGTACAAAAAAAAATACACGTGTTACAGTTCAGCTATGTGGAAATGacacaattgagtgccgtagtAAAACTAGTATTATGTTACTGTAAGAAGAAAAATAATGGAGTGTGCAAAGTAACAAGATGACAAGCAATTGATAACATATGTGAAGTACCAGGTTAAAAAAGAAGATAAAAACGAACAGGTTAAGCTCATGAGCAGCTTATTTACAGTTCATTCCGGAGGTATCTTCAAAAATACCTAAATAGCTTGAACTAGGATAGATAGATGAGTTTGGCAAAGGAAACTGCTCATTGCAACCAGCATGAAGCAGAAGAATATATCTTCATCACACATAGCCTCTTTGTTGATCAATTTATTGGCAAAATAGTGTCCTTAGGCATGGACAACTTTTCAAACTTGGGCAAAATTCTTATCTTCCCAGCATTACATTCAGATGGGAACGAGGCACCACTCATTGGTAGGCCGAGAATGAGATGTACAGATTCAACAGTGAGTGGCATTACATCTCCTTTCAAAATAATGTCGGCAGACTTGTAATTAACATTTCTAACTAGCCATTTCACAAACTTATTAGAAACAAAGCATTTCTGAAAATTTAACAATGATTCAAATCCAAACTTAACAATATCTTGCTTTTGAGAGTCTTCAAGAGCGTCAACCACAGATGAGAACATAGTGACAGAGAATCTAGTGAACGCATCCTTAAAATTTCCCACTTATGGTGTGCTTTGCCTATATATGCAAATAATGAAAACAGAAAAGGTCTAAATAAAAAATGATatatgttttcaaaatgaataGGATGTCGTTGTACAATCTAACATTTGCATGTAAAACAATCGTTGCATGAATAGGAATGAGAACTGTCACCAGATGTTGATATGAAATACATAGTTCAGATTACTCAGTTTGGATATGACTATAAATCGTATAGATCAAGTAAGTACTCAGTTACATAATGATAACACATAAATTACAGTTAAAATTTAACTGTAATTTTAATCCAAGTTAGCTGTAAGTGAGCCTATATGATATTAGAAAGACCAATAACTAGACAGATAACTACATACTAAAACAAAACCACATAATTATCTGATAGAGATATTTCATATAAAAAAAATGCATATACGTAAGGCAGATCTACAAATGAcacaaatatttttatttgactAGTGAAATCCCCATATATTTAGATGAACAAATTTTTCCAAATTACTTAGATTGTATTCTGTGGAGGACAAAGTAATAAAAAGTTTAGTCTGACTAGAGGAACCCTCAGAAATAAAAATAGGTAGATACCAAGCAGATGAACATATTTAATTGGGGCATAACTTGAACCCATAGAGATGTATATATAATTCATATTTTCATTAGTAAACTAAAAGTCCAAAACCGAATTAACATTCATGAGTAACTCAACTCTGCTATTACAATATCATGACATAGAACTTACGGTTGTCAATTTGGTACATGTTACAGGTAAGGTTAACATTAAATTCAATTCGTATTCTTGTGAAATGAATCAAGCGTGATGTTAACACTAGCACTATTCTAACTGCGACAAAATGAGCACAAAACTACTCGAGTGAACAAATAGCTCAATTGTAAATATTATTCTGTGTTGAACTAACTAACTAACTAACTATTGAGACATGTGCACGGAGCAGAAAAAATTAGCATGCAAATTAATGGAATAGCCAAAATGGAACAAAATTCAGTGAACTCCATGTCAGGCATAGTTTAGCAGCTCCATTGCATAGATCACTATGGTGAAAAAAAATCAGCAAATGACATAAAAAATTAATTGCGTAGAAATACTTACATTCATCTTTAGTGTATCTTCCACCTTCAACTTTAGTTTCTTCACTTTTTCAACCTAGTTATGGGTGATTGCAAAGGAAACGCAGCAGCAAACATATACACAATAGAAAAAAGAGAGGACCGAGGAAAAATGAAAAAGATGGTCCTTAATTAAACAAATGTAAAAAGAGGTGCATAAAAACACATATATACCTCCTAGCTAGCATCCATTCGGTCAATGTTTTCCTTACGTCATTATCAGCATCAGAATCTAGATCCTAAGAACTGTATGTAAGCAGCTTAGTACAACTCCATTTCGCTTTACTGTTTGCttcagaaaaaggaaaaaagcaCTTACATATGACTCTGAACGCTCCTCTCCAATGATATTAGGATTGTCTTCATCGATGTCTTCTAGTCCTTCAAACTCAGCACCACCAGATTGTTCACTACCCGCCGAAGCACGTGGCCACTTGGTTCTCATTCCAGCCATCTAGTGTGACCACTAGGGGGATATATTCCATGAAAACCTAGCTAGCTTTAGTGGCTACTAGTTTGTAGCACAATACTGTAATCATATTAGCTTAGACGGTCGGAGCCTCTTTCATACTAGGGAGGACAAGAGAGCcaataataaattaattaagGCGCCGTCAGGTTGAATTAGATAAAACCACATTAAAGGTATGTTTACTTACTCCTAAATAATTACCTACAACCTTAGATTATTACAACATTATATTGATCATGCATCAGCTAGCACTGCTGGCACTCTTGTGTGTATCTTGTCTTGTGGGCACGAGCACGAGCGGCGTCTTCTTGCGGACCGTGAGCCCTCCGGCCTCCTCCATGCTCACGTCCTCCGGTGCCATCCCCTCCGGGAGCGCCCAGTCGAAGCAGTAGAGCAGGTTGGCCAGCGTGAACTCCGTGGTGGCCACTCCCAGGGCCATCCCGGGGCACATCCTGCGCCCGGCGCCGAAGGGCACCAGCTCGAAGTGCGTGCCGTTGAAGCCCACGTCGTCCTGCTTGTTCCTCTCGAACCTGCCCGGGTCGAACTCCTCGGGGTCCTCCCAGCTCGCGGGGTCCCTGCCGATGGCCCACGCGTTCACCAGGATCCTCGTCCTGGCCGGCACGTCGTAGCCGCAGATGCCCACGTGCCGCAGGGTCTCCCTCGGCAGCAGCAGCGGAACGGCCGGGTGCAGACGCAGCGTCTCCTTCACCACCATCTTCAGGTACCGGAGCTTGGGCATGTCGTCGGCCTGCACCCTCTCCTTGTCGTCGCCCACCGCCGCCCTGATCTCCTCCTGCACCTTCCTCAGCATCGCCGGCCTCCGGATCAGCTCCGCCATCGCCCACACCATGGTCACAGAGCTCGTGTCCACGCTGGCAGTGAACACGTTCTGAAAAAAAACATTTAATTTGCGCATATGATGATTATATGAATGAATGAAGCACGTGTAATATCTAAGTAGCTAGTGTGAACGAGCACGACGACAAACGTACCGAGAGCAGTCCTTTGATGTTGTCTCGAGTGAAGCCGACGCCCTGCTGTCGGTGGCGCCGCTCCCTCATGAGGGCGACGAAGGCGTCGATGAGGTCTGGGCCCTTCTCCGGCGCGGCGCGGGACGGGTCCAGGTGCTGGTCGATGATGACGTCGAAGAAGGCGTCCAGGTCCCGGAACACCCgctcgcggcgggcggcggcgccggtgaggcGGTCCACGAGGCGCCCGATGGCGTTGGGGTAGTAGTCCTCGGCGGAGAAGCCGGCCTTGGCGCTCATGGCCTCGTCGAGCACGTCGTGGAAGT from Panicum hallii strain FIL2 chromosome 9, PHallii_v3.1, whole genome shotgun sequence includes:
- the LOC112875832 gene encoding 4-hydroxyphenylacetaldehyde oxime monooxygenase-like, with the protein product MAVPAAPVLDCSLPQQWQLTTLLVLVVPMLFLLLATRSGRKARRLHLPPGPPRLPILGNLHQLGALPHQSLRVLARRHGPAMLLRLGSVPTLVVSSAEAAREVMKARDVDCCSRPDTPGARRLSYGHKDVAFAPYSEYWREMRKLFVVEFLSARRVEASRYAREAEVEKLIGRLSRAAGTPVFLEDHIFALMDGVIGTVAFGNIYGTEQFAHRKHFHDVLDEAMSAKAGFSAEDYYPNAIGRLVDRLTGAAARRERVFRDLDAFFDVIIDQHLDPSRAAPEKGPDLIDAFVALMRERRHRQQGVGFTRDNIKGLLSNVFTASVDTSSVTMVWAMAELIRRPAMLRKVQEEIRAAVGDDKERVQADDMPKLRYLKMVVKETLRLHPAVPLLLPRETLRHVGICGYDVPARTRILVNAWAIGRDPASWEDPEEFDPGRFERNKQDDVGFNGTHFELVPFGAGRRMCPGMALGVATTEFTLANLLYCFDWALPEGMAPEDVSMEEAGGLTVRKKTPLVLVPTRQDTHKSASSAS